A genomic region of Microtus ochrogaster isolate Prairie Vole_2 chromosome 15, MicOch1.0, whole genome shotgun sequence contains the following coding sequences:
- the Gtse1 gene encoding G2 and S phase-expressed protein 1, with product MEEGDGRDVPSASQAREVKMDAGSKEDIVLLEDEKFDFDLSLSSSSTNEDDEVFFGAVGHKERCIAASLRLGSQVPEQALAAASGSPFTWSPLTGEKFVEVYKEAHLLALQIESHSRREVAQAAKPQNPGSQGVEKFLQDSKLKISLFEKEQKREKSPTSLKRETFCLPSSGVQPLLGETQLLASPALLSSPVPAGPVETQSNQDLPCSSQPLPGEARTSQPPHQAGPLRRRITSKLQPPRALPVRGKPPHLATEKLKKEVPTSVQRMKPPSQKGSQSDVPLDKPSTAPDAASRGSRPGKRSLPVPSKSGLKKTLLKPPGYTSSLTRKSSASGSASSLTSGACVSPAAGKAKSSDLSNMPASSSRPLSNTSKLGKIDPAPLHQALPAAPVRASCKQARAADAAQTTVEQPKASILTPLSQPPLTPEQRGPRLGPDTLTSSQLNKTSSVKRQDSYLSCKSEAASTDTNLFKVPQFSVGESIDGVTPKFSRTHRLQSWTPTSRVISSTPVRRSSGPTSQGLPSGVRTPVSARRMSALPTPASRRLSGLPLMAPQSMPRALASPLCVPARRLSSEPRRRSTVRAEPIQESSSSGQGRGLFSDESSSPPSSVPQALDFSPEKSDFPPSQGSTTGTAQGEAEPQENTSPSEDLLVDIKLDQLTITPEAGGRDLSDHPLIDFSNTPESNMALGPSSWPLMDLIMNTPNMARNNVGKPPKAELGQLIDLDSPLIQLSPEADKENVDSPLLKF from the exons ATGGAAGAAGGAGACGGCCGCGACGTACCTTCGGCCAGCCAGGCGAGAGAGGTGAAGATGGATGCTGGTAGTAAGGAAG ACATTGTTCTTTTGGAAGATGAAAAATTTGACTTCGACCTTTCCTTGTCTTCTTCAAG TACAAACGAAGACGATGAAGTCTTTTTTGGGGCTGTTGGACATAAAGAAAGATGCATTGCTGCCAGCTTGCGCCTAGGTAGCCAGGTTCCTGAGCAGGCTCTTGCAGCAGCCTCTGGCAGCCCTTTCACCTGGAGCCCTCTCACCGGGGAGAAGTTTGTAGAGGTGTACAAAGAAGCCCACTTACTGGCCCTGCAGATAGAAAGCCACAGCCGAAGAGAGGTGGCCCAGGCTGCCAAGCCCCAAAATCCTGGGAGCCAGGGTGTGGAAAAATTTCTGCAAGACTCAAAGTTAAAGATAAGTCTCtttgaaaaagaacagaagagagagaaaagcccCACGTCACTGAAAAGAGAGACATTCTGCCTGCCATCTTCAGGGGTACAGCCTCTCTTAGGGGAGACCCAGCTGCTGGCGTCTCCAGCCCTGCTCAGTTCCCCTGTCCCAGCTGGCCCTGTTGAGACCCAGAGCAACCAGGATCTGCCCTGTTCCTCTCAGCCGCTGCCAGGGGAGGCAAGGACCTCCCAACCTCCACATCAGGCTGGGCCTCTGAGGAGGAGGATCACCAGCAAGCTGCAGCCACCCCGAGCTCTGCCTGTAAGAGGAAAACCTCCTCACCTGGCCACAGAGAAG CTCAAAAAAGAGGTACCAACTAGTGTTCAGAGGATGAAACCGCCAAGTCAAAAGGGATCCCAGAGTGATGTGCCCCTGGACAAACCCAGCACTGCTCCAGATGCTGCCAGTAGAGGGAGCCGCCCAGGCAAACGATCCCTCCCGGTTCCTAGCAAG TCGGGGCTGAAGAAGACCCTGTTGAAACCACCTGGCTACACCAGCAGTCTCACGAGGAAATCCTCTGCCTCAGGGTCTGCTTCGAGCCTCACGTCTGGTGCATGCGTGTCTCCAGCGGCAGGCAAAG CAAAGTCCAGTGATCTTTCAAATATGCCCGCTAGCAGCTCTCGGCCTCTGTCAAACACCAGCAAATTGGGCAAAATAGACCCCGCCCCTCTGCATCAGGCTTTGCCAGCAGCCCCTGTCAGGGCCTCTTGCAAACAAGCCAGAGCGGCCGATGCTGCCCAGACAACGGTAGAGCAGCCCAAGGCCTCCATCCTGACTCCTCTCAGCCAACCACCTCTGACTCCAGAACAAAGAGGACCGAGGCTGGGCCCTGACACCCTGACCTCTTCTCAGCTGAATAAAACGAGCAGTGTAAAGCGGCAGGACTCCTACCTCAGCTGCAAGTCAGAGGCTGCATCTACCGATACAAACCTGTTTAAAGTCCCCCAGTTCTCTGTTG GCGAGTCAATTGATGGCGTGACCCCAAAGTTCTCGCGGACACATCGGCTGCAGTCCTGGACACCAACTAGCAG AGTCATCAGCAGCACTCCTGTGAGGCGCTCATCGGGGCCCACTTCACAAGGACTGCCCAGCGGTGTGAGGACCCCTGTGAGTGCAAGACGGATGTCAGCGCTGCCCACACCTGCCAGTCGGCGCCTCTCTGGTCTTCCATTAATGGCACCTCAGTCCATGCCCAGGGCTCTGGCATCCCCATTGTGTGTGCCTGCCCGGAGACTTTCTTCTGAACCCAGGAGAAGGTCCACAGTCAG agCGGAGCCAATACAGGAgagcagcagcagtgggcagGGCCGAGGCCTATTCTCAGATGAGAGCTCTTCCCCTCCGTCCTCCGTGCCTCAAGCACTTGACTTTTCTCCAGAGAAGAGTgactttcctccttcccagggctCCACCACAGGCACAGCTCAGGGTGAAGCAGAGCCTCAAGAAAACACAAGCCCCAGCGAG GATCTTCTCGTGGACATCAAGCTGGACCAGCTGACCATCACTCCTGAAGCAGGGGGCAGAGACCTATCTGACCACCCTCTCATCGACTTCAGCAACACCCCTGAGTCGAACATGGCTTTGGGACCCAGCAGCTGGCCCCTGATGGACCTTATAATGAACACTCCAAACATGGCCAGAAACAATGTGGGGAAACCGCCAAAGGCTGAGCTTGGGCAG CTGATCGACCTGGACTCCCCACTGATTCAGCTGAGCCCTGAGgctgacaaagaaaatgtggactCACCACTGCTCAAGTTCTGA